Proteins from one Aureimonas sp. SA4125 genomic window:
- a CDS encoding pentapeptide repeat-containing protein, producing the protein MTRVLAGTAILLATSLSAGAVECTAAAEPAIDWSACNRTNLVLSGADLAGAHLVGTDFSLSDLREAQLSSANLEKAKLVRVLLVGAVADKASFTRVEGYRTDFTGASAKGASFQAAELQRADFTDAALSGASFEKAELGRARFKGADLSDNRFAFANLARAEFSGADIAGSLDFTGAYMFLTRIEGVDLSAAKGLVQPQVDLSCGDAQTRLPEGLTPPKTWPCGPYD; encoded by the coding sequence ATGACCAGAGTCCTCGCGGGTACCGCCATCCTCCTGGCGACGAGCCTTTCTGCCGGCGCAGTGGAATGCACCGCGGCCGCGGAGCCGGCCATCGACTGGAGCGCCTGCAACCGGACGAATCTCGTGCTGTCGGGTGCGGATCTTGCCGGCGCTCATCTCGTCGGGACCGATTTCAGCCTGTCGGATCTGCGCGAGGCTCAGCTCAGCTCGGCCAACCTGGAAAAGGCGAAGCTCGTGCGTGTCCTTCTCGTCGGCGCGGTCGCCGACAAGGCGAGCTTCACCCGCGTCGAGGGCTATCGCACCGACTTTACCGGCGCGTCGGCGAAGGGCGCGTCGTTCCAGGCGGCCGAATTGCAGCGCGCCGATTTCACCGATGCCGCGCTTTCCGGCGCGAGCTTCGAAAAGGCCGAGCTCGGGCGGGCGCGTTTCAAGGGAGCGGACCTTTCGGACAACCGGTTCGCCTTCGCCAATCTCGCGCGGGCCGAGTTCTCGGGGGCCGACATCGCCGGATCGCTGGATTTCACCGGCGCCTACATGTTCCTGACCCGGATCGAGGGCGTCGATCTCTCCGCCGCGAAGGGCCTCGTCCAGCCGCAGGTCGATCTGTCCTGCGGCGACGCACAGACCCGGCTGCCGGAGGGACTGACGCCGCCGAAAACCTGGCCCTGCGGTCCGTACGACTGA
- a CDS encoding ABC transporter permease subunit (The N-terminal region of this protein, as described by TIGR01726, is a three transmembrane segment that identifies a subfamily of ABC transporter permease subunits, which specificities that include histidine, arginine, glutamine, glutamate, L-cystine (sic), the opines (in Agrobacterium) octopine and nopaline, etc.) produces MSIELFGPAFLAIKNGFLLTLMITLASFALGQLLALPLALALLSRKRWIRHPAATYTFLVRGSPLLVQLFLVYYGLGQVEAVRDSFLWPVLRSALSCAILTIGLNSAAYMAELLAGAMRQLPEGQTEAGQALGLRRSTMLLKIVLPQVYRAILPAISNELILVMKGSTLASAVTVLEMTAAAKAFVTRTYAPFETFLVAGAAYLLLGAMFGRLFRSIEARVAIPSR; encoded by the coding sequence ATGTCCATCGAACTTTTCGGTCCGGCCTTCCTGGCGATCAAGAACGGCTTTCTCCTCACGCTGATGATCACCCTGGCAAGCTTTGCCCTGGGTCAGCTCCTGGCACTGCCGCTCGCCCTCGCGCTCCTGTCGCGCAAGCGCTGGATCCGGCATCCCGCGGCAACCTACACCTTCCTCGTCCGCGGTAGCCCGCTGCTCGTTCAGCTCTTCCTCGTCTACTACGGCCTCGGCCAGGTGGAGGCCGTTCGGGACAGTTTCCTCTGGCCCGTCCTCAGGAGCGCCCTCTCCTGCGCGATCCTGACCATCGGACTGAACTCGGCGGCCTACATGGCCGAGCTTCTGGCCGGCGCGATGCGCCAACTTCCCGAAGGCCAGACGGAAGCCGGGCAGGCGCTCGGCCTGCGCAGATCCACCATGCTGTTGAAGATCGTCCTGCCGCAGGTCTACCGCGCGATTCTCCCGGCGATCTCGAACGAGCTTATCCTCGTTATGAAGGGCTCGACGCTGGCCAGCGCCGTGACGGTCCTGGAGATGACGGCGGCCGCGAAGGCCTTCGTCACTCGGACCTACGCGCCCTTCGAGACCTTCCTGGTCGCAGGCGCGGCCTACCTCCTCCTCGGCGCGATGTTCGGCCGCCTCTTTCGCTCCATCGAAGCGCGCGTCGCCATTCCCAGCCGCTGA
- a CDS encoding aldo/keto reductase — protein MEFERRRVGSTDLTLPVYGFGGAPLGNLFRPIPDDAAEELVTLAFAAGHTFIDTAPFYGSGLSERRVGAALRRIDRAKAVLATKVGRLLRPDAAHDATKDSFFDASPFRPDFDYSYDGVMRSFEDSLQRLGTDHVEVLFIHDIGRMTHGDKAEARFRDAMEGGYRALDELRAGGAVKAIGLGVNEWQVCEDAMDHGRWDVFLLAGRYTLLEQTSLDSFLPRCVQESVSIVVGGAFNSGILATGAIDGATYNYAPAPPEIRDRVNRIETVCRAHGVPMAAAALQFPLTHPAVASVIPGIAARDHIARNRELIDTAVPVSLWSDLKAEGLLRAEAPVPD, from the coding sequence ATGGAATTCGAACGTCGACGCGTCGGCAGCACCGATCTGACGCTGCCGGTCTACGGATTCGGCGGAGCGCCGCTGGGCAATCTGTTCCGGCCGATCCCCGACGACGCGGCGGAAGAACTCGTGACCCTCGCCTTTGCCGCCGGCCACACCTTCATCGACACCGCCCCCTTCTACGGCTCCGGCCTCAGCGAGCGCCGCGTCGGCGCCGCCCTGCGCCGGATCGACCGGGCGAAGGCGGTCCTCGCGACGAAGGTCGGCCGGCTCCTGCGCCCCGATGCGGCGCACGACGCGACGAAGGACAGCTTCTTCGACGCCTCACCCTTTCGGCCGGATTTCGACTATTCCTATGACGGCGTCATGCGGTCCTTCGAGGACAGCCTGCAGCGCCTCGGCACCGACCATGTCGAGGTCCTGTTCATCCACGACATCGGCCGGATGACGCATGGCGACAAGGCCGAGGCACGGTTTCGCGACGCCATGGAGGGCGGCTACCGCGCGCTCGACGAATTGCGCGCCGGCGGCGCGGTGAAGGCCATCGGGCTCGGCGTGAACGAATGGCAGGTCTGCGAGGACGCCATGGACCACGGCCGCTGGGACGTGTTCCTGCTCGCCGGCCGCTACACCCTGCTCGAACAGACCTCGCTCGACAGCTTTCTGCCGCGCTGCGTCCAGGAGAGCGTGTCGATCGTCGTCGGCGGCGCCTTCAATTCCGGCATTCTCGCCACCGGCGCGATCGATGGGGCGACCTACAACTACGCTCCCGCGCCGCCTGAAATCCGTGACCGGGTGAACCGGATCGAGACGGTCTGCCGGGCGCACGGCGTGCCGATGGCTGCCGCCGCGCTGCAGTTTCCGCTGACCCATCCAGCCGTCGCCTCGGTCATCCCCGGCATCGCCGCCCGCGACCATATCGCCCGCAACCGCGAACTGATCGACACCGCGGTCCCGGTCTCGCTCTGGTCTGACCTCAAGGCCGAAGGCCTGCTGCGCGCGGAGGCGCCGGTCCCCGACTGA
- a CDS encoding ABC transporter permease subunit (The N-terminal region of this protein, as described by TIGR01726, is a three transmembrane segment that identifies a subfamily of ABC transporter permease subunits, which specificities that include histidine, arginine, glutamine, glutamate, L-cystine (sic), the opines (in Agrobacterium) octopine and nopaline, etc.) — translation MIEAVVQYSPQLLHGLGLTLVVALGSFVVGFLVAVVLAPAAVYGRPAVQKLIAGYVGLIRGLPELLVIFLVFYGGTVFLTWLVGDYVEVNALTAGIVALSAVSSAYLTEILRGALVSVSEGQWEAALGLGLRRWRAFRLVVLPQMMIRALPGLGNQWLVILKESALVSVVGLEELMRKSVVAAGATHQPLAFYLTAAALYVMVTGVSTLLINAYRLRLTPHTR, via the coding sequence ATGATCGAAGCCGTCGTTCAATACTCGCCGCAGCTCCTGCACGGCCTCGGACTGACGCTCGTCGTCGCTCTCGGCAGCTTCGTCGTCGGGTTTCTGGTGGCGGTGGTGCTTGCACCGGCGGCCGTCTATGGCCGCCCGGCGGTGCAAAAGCTCATCGCGGGATATGTCGGCCTCATCCGCGGCCTTCCCGAGCTCCTGGTCATCTTCCTCGTTTTCTATGGGGGAACGGTATTTCTCACCTGGCTCGTCGGGGATTATGTCGAGGTGAATGCGCTGACGGCCGGCATCGTCGCCCTGTCTGCCGTCTCGTCGGCCTACCTGACGGAGATCCTGCGGGGGGCGCTGGTCAGCGTTTCCGAGGGGCAGTGGGAGGCGGCGCTCGGGCTCGGCCTGCGCCGGTGGCGCGCCTTCCGCCTGGTGGTGCTGCCCCAGATGATGATACGCGCGCTTCCGGGCCTTGGAAACCAGTGGCTCGTGATCCTCAAGGAGAGCGCGCTGGTCTCCGTGGTCGGCCTGGAAGAGCTGATGCGCAAGTCGGTCGTTGCGGCAGGCGCCACCCACCAGCCCCTCGCATTCTACCTCACCGCCGCTGCCCTCTACGTCATGGTCACGGGGGTTTCGACGCTGCTGATCAATGCGTACCGCCTGCGCCTAACCCCCCATACGCGGTGA